Proteins co-encoded in one Neoarius graeffei isolate fNeoGra1 chromosome 11, fNeoGra1.pri, whole genome shotgun sequence genomic window:
- the LOC132894485 gene encoding 26S proteasome regulatory subunit 4, producing the protein MGQNQSGGHGPGGGKKDDKDKKKKYEPPIPTRVGKKKKKTKGPDAASKLPMVTPHTQCRLKLLKQERIKDYLLMEEEFIRNQEQMKPLEEKQEEERSKVDDLRGTPMSVGTLEEIIDDNHAIVSTSVGSEHYVSILSFVDKDLLEPGCSVLLNHKVHAVIGVLMDDTDPLVTVMKVEKAPQETYADIGGLDSQIQEIKESVELPLTHPEYYEEMGIKPPKGVILYGPPGTGKTLLAKAVANQTSATFLRVVGSELIQKYLGDGPKLVRELFRVAEEHAPSIVFIDEIDAIGTKRYDSNSGGEREIQRTMLELLNQLDGFDSRGDVKVIMATNRIETLDPALIRPGRIDRKIEFPLPDEKTKRRIFQIHTSRMTLADDVTLDDLILAKDDLSGADIKAICTEAGLMALRERRMKVTNEDFKKSKENVLYKKQEGTPEGLYL; encoded by the exons ATG GGACAGAACCAGAGTGGAGGACATGGCCCTGGAGGGGGGAAGAAAGATGATAAA GATAAGAAAAAGAAATACGAGCCCCCAATTCCCACAAGAgtggggaagaagaaaaagaagacaaaAGGCCCAGATGCTGCAAGCAAGCTTCCTATGG tcactccacacacacagtgcagacTGAAGCTTCTGAAGCAGGAGAGGATCAAGGACTATCTGCTAATGGAGGAGGAGTTCATTCGGAACCAAGAGCAGATGAAGCCACTTGAGGAAAAACAGGAG GAAGAGAGGTCTAAAGTTGATGACCTGAGAGGCACACCCATGTCAGTAGGAACACTTGAAGAGATCATTGATGATAACCACGCCATTGTATCTACGTCAGTGGGCTCAGAGCACTATGTCAGCATCCTCTCCTTCGTGGATAAAGACCTTCTAGAACCAGGCTGTTCTGTTTTACTGAATCACAAG GTACATGCAGTGATCGGTGTGCTCATGGATGATACTGATCCTCTGGTGACGGTGATGAAAGTGGAAAAGGCTCCTCAGGAGACATATGCTGACATTGGAGGCCTGGACAGCCAAATTCAAGAGATCAAG GAGTCGGTTGAGCTTCCGCTTACACACCCAGAGTATTACGAAGAGATGGGAATAAAGCCTCCTAAAGGAGTCATTCTGTATGGTCCACCAGGGACAG GCAAGACCCTACTGGCTAAAGCTGTGGCCAATCAGACATCTGCCACATTCCTGAGGGTGGTCGGTTCAGAACTGATTCAGAAATACCTTGGCGACGGACCCAAACTGGTGCGAGAGCTTTTCCGAGTTGCGGAGGAGCATGCACCCTCCATAGTCTTCATTGATGAGATTGATGCCATAGGAACAAAAAG GTATGACTCCAACTCTGGTGGAGAGAGGGAGATCCAGAGGACCATGCTGGAGCTACTGAACCAGTTGGATGGATTTGACTCCCGTGGTGACGTTAAAGTAATCATGGCTACTAATCGGATAGAGACACTTGACCCCGCCCTCATCCGTCCAG GTAGAATCGACCGTAAGATAGAGTTCCCACTGCCTGATGAAAAGACCAAGCGCAGAATCTTCCAGATTCACACTAGCAGGATGACTTTGGCAGACGACGTAACCCTCGATGACCTTATCCTGGCTAAAGATGACCTTTCCGGCGCTGACATAAAG gCAATTTGTACAGAAGCAGGGCTTATGGCTCTGAGGGAGAGGAGGATGAAAGTAACAAATGAGGACTTTAAGAAGTCTAAAGAGAATGTACTCTACAAAAAACAGGAAGGGACCCCTGAGGGCCTGTACCTTTAA
- the LOC132893920 gene encoding ubiquitin thioesterase zranb1-B-like — translation MENDGYDNRGAGANLNTDDDVTVTFLPLVDSDRKLLHVHFLSAQEMGTEEQQERLLRQWLDCCVTEGGVLVALQKSSRRRSHPLVTQMVEKWLDGYRQLGTCPALSDGEEEEEDEDE, via the exons ATGGAAAACGACGGCTATGACAACCGCGGTGCAGGTGCTAACCTAAATACAGACGACGATGTCACAGTCACTTTTCTGCCCTTGGTGGACAGTGACAGGAAGTTGCTGCATGTCCACTTTCTGTCTGCACAAGAG ATGGGAACAGAGGAGCAGCAGGAACGCCTGCTGAGGCAGTGGTTGGACTGTTGTGTGACGGAGGGTGGAGTCCTGGTGGCGTTGCAGAAGAGCTCGAGGAGGCGGAGCCATCCTCTCGTCACACAGATGGTGGAGAAGTGGTTGGATGGCTATCGGCAGCTGGGCACCTGCCCTGCCCTCTCGGAtggtgaggaagaggaggaggatgaagatgaGTGA